In Nitrospirota bacterium, the following proteins share a genomic window:
- a CDS encoding PaaI family thioesterase has protein sequence MKLADDGYCFVCGPKNPIGLRLDFSFDGKTIKTEFTPQKVHQGYLNIVHGGIIATLLDEAMVKLALALNIPAVTAMMEIRLKKALNVGEKLIVEANIIRDTKKILEAEAKATTENGTIIAEAMGKLIKVN, from the coding sequence ATGAAGCTTGCTGATGATGGTTACTGCTTTGTGTGCGGGCCTAAGAATCCGATAGGTCTCAGGCTTGATTTTTCCTTTGATGGAAAGACCATAAAGACTGAGTTTACCCCTCAGAAGGTTCATCAGGGGTATCTAAATATTGTCCATGGCGGGATTATAGCAACTCTGCTTGATGAGGCAATGGTCAAGCTTGCCCTTGCCCTTAATATCCCTGCGGTTACAGCTATGATGGAAATCCGCCTTAAAAAGGCCCTTAACGTTGGAGAGAAATTAATAGTCGAGGCAAATATAATCAGGGATACAAAAAAGATTTTAGAGGCAGAGGCAAAGGCTACCACAGAAAACGGAACTATTATTGCCGAAGCCATGGGCAAGCTTATTAAGGTTAATTAA
- a CDS encoding NUDIX hydrolase, with protein sequence MIHKNPFLTVDIIIEIADGIILIKRKNPPEGWALPGGFVDYGESLEAAAVREAKEETGLDIKLIRQFHTYSEPDRDPRHHTVSTVYIATASGRPEAGDDAREIGIFKKDSLPKIIAFDHRKILEDYFEGKY encoded by the coding sequence GTGATCCACAAAAATCCATTTCTCACCGTCGATATAATTATAGAAATAGCAGACGGGATAATCCTCATTAAAAGAAAAAATCCGCCTGAAGGCTGGGCCCTGCCTGGAGGATTTGTTGATTATGGAGAATCCCTCGAGGCAGCAGCAGTAAGAGAGGCAAAAGAAGAGACAGGCCTCGATATAAAACTGATAAGACAATTCCATACATATTCAGAACCAGATAGAGACCCGAGGCATCATACTGTAAGCACAGTATATATAGCCACTGCCTCAGGCAGGCCAGAGGCAGGCGATGATGCCAGAGAGATTGGGATTTTCAAGAAAGACTCTCTTCCTAAAATCATAGCCTTTGACCACAGAAAAATACTTGAGGACTATTTTGAGGGGAAATATTAA